The Acidobacteriota bacterium genome window below encodes:
- a CDS encoding alpha/beta hydrolase yields MRQEKTLRGAAAMSAIVLLAAAPAPAPEKGQTFETGGVSIYYEVTGGGAGAPLVVVNGGPGFDHGYVHCSNAWERLAAKRKVIFYDQRGNGRSSELKEGQSCLLADQIADLDALRARLGLERMELLGHSWGGYLVMAYAARHPERIAHLLIVDSAAPKIQDTVFLFKNIFPETVAREEGLAFAVELGDKPAIAADMREYMSMLFYTSAARDAMLARMDDLSYHQSVNKSIWNDLQRFDLNPELPKFHFPTLVVTGRYDFNVAPSVAYAIHRAIPGSELAIFERSGHLPYCEESDAFVARVEEFLGGGGSPASP; encoded by the coding sequence GTGAGACAAGAGAAGACCTTGCGCGGCGCCGCCGCGATGTCCGCGATCGTGCTGCTCGCCGCCGCGCCGGCACCCGCGCCCGAGAAGGGACAGACGTTCGAGACGGGGGGCGTCTCGATCTACTACGAGGTGACGGGCGGCGGCGCGGGAGCGCCGCTCGTCGTCGTGAACGGCGGGCCGGGCTTCGATCACGGGTACGTGCACTGCTCGAACGCCTGGGAGCGTCTGGCCGCGAAACGGAAGGTGATCTTCTACGACCAGCGCGGCAACGGCCGGTCGAGCGAGCTCAAGGAGGGGCAGTCGTGCCTCCTCGCGGATCAGATCGCCGACCTCGACGCGCTGCGGGCCCGGCTCGGCCTCGAGAGGATGGAGCTTCTGGGCCACTCCTGGGGCGGCTATCTCGTCATGGCCTACGCCGCGCGCCACCCCGAGCGCATCGCGCACCTCCTCATCGTCGATTCCGCGGCGCCGAAGATCCAGGACACCGTCTTTCTCTTCAAGAACATCTTCCCCGAGACGGTGGCGCGCGAGGAGGGTCTCGCCTTCGCGGTGGAGCTGGGGGACAAGCCGGCGATCGCCGCCGACATGCGCGAGTACATGTCGATGCTCTTCTACACCTCCGCCGCGCGCGACGCGATGCTCGCCCGGATGGACGACCTGAGCTACCACCAGAGCGTCAACAAGTCGATCTGGAACGATCTCCAGCGCTTCGATCTGAACCCCGAGCTGCCGAAGTTCCATTTCCCGACCCTCGTCGTCACCGGCCGCTACGACTTCAACGTCGCCCCGTCGGTGGCGTACGCCATTCACAGGGCGATCCCCGGGTCGGAGCTCGCGATCTTCGAGAGGAGCGGGCACCTCCCCTATTGCGAGGAGAGCGACGCCTTCGTCGCCCGCGTGGAGGAATTTCTCGGGGGCGGCGGATCCCCCGCGTCTCCTTGA
- a CDS encoding sigma-70 family RNA polymerase sigma factor: MEPTISSLIAAADRGEPRAADALFAALYGELHRLARHELGRHGGPVSLGATTLLHQAYIDIAARAGASFPDRARFMGYAARVMRGLILEHVRSRRAVKRGGQIHITAIDTEPGDATIDVPGLTQMSDALDELARLDAGLAQVVDLKFFCGFSFAEIAAMRGVAERTVQRQWEKARIYLHRSLRGDPPT, translated from the coding sequence ATGGAGCCCACGATCTCATCGCTGATCGCCGCGGCCGACCGCGGTGAGCCCCGAGCCGCGGACGCGCTCTTCGCGGCCCTCTACGGTGAGCTCCACCGCCTGGCGCGCCACGAGCTCGGCCGGCACGGCGGGCCGGTGAGCCTCGGCGCCACGACCCTTCTCCACCAGGCGTACATCGACATCGCCGCGCGCGCGGGCGCGTCGTTTCCCGATCGGGCGCGGTTCATGGGATACGCGGCGCGGGTGATGCGCGGGCTGATCCTCGAGCACGTCCGATCGCGGCGCGCCGTGAAGCGCGGCGGCCAGATCCACATCACCGCGATCGACACGGAGCCCGGCGACGCGACGATCGACGTCCCCGGGCTGACGCAGATGAGCGACGCGCTGGACGAGCTCGCCCGCCTCGACGCGGGGCTGGCGCAGGTCGTCGACCTGAAATTCTTCTGCGGCTTTTCGTTCGCCGAGATCGCCGCGATGCGCGGGGTGGCCGAGCGCACGGTCCAGCGGCAGTGGGAGAAGGCGCGGATCTACCTCCACCGCAGCCTGCGGGGGGATCCCCCCACCTGA
- a CDS encoding tetratricopeptide repeat protein — protein sequence MTLLSPDRWRRLEASLDEVLDLPVEKRAGFLVILRARDPSFAADLATLLDEHRAADAEGFLMAGPDLRVGTAIAGDVIGPYRLVSPLGEGGMGEVWLAEQREPVRRDVAIKIIKQGMDTALVVARFEAERQALALMDHSAVAKVFDAGSTPLGRPYFVMEYVRGVAITEHCDRNRLTTRERLELFMRVCDGVQHAHQKALIHRDLKPSNVLVAMEDGRPVPKIIDFGVAKATSEGPADRPPQTIAGTLIGTPEYMSPEQADPACRDLDTRTDVYSLGVMLYELLVGVRPFDAGATREGGHDEIRRRIREEEPKRPSARLSGAGGALATESATRRGVDAVTLRRQLRGELDWIVMKALEKDRERRYGSAADLAADIRRHLGSLPVVAGPASAGYRARKFVGRHSVGVAFAALGVLALAGFAGAMALQSARIARERDRANREAKTATRALSVLTDLFEVSNPSAARGNTITAREILDRGAEKIDRELADEPLVRAQLTLTLTEVYRSLGLYDSARPLAEKTVALRREQLGAGSPEALEAVDVLGGVQQDQGKLAEAEISFREAFEGRRSILGKDDPAFLTSLNNLGLLLQLEGKLPEAERYLREALDVRRRTLGPDDPDLLMGLNNFGLLLQNEDKPSEAEPYFHEVLDKCRRTIGSDHPHTLTAMSNLGLDLMTEGKLAKAEPLFREALETRRRVFGGDHPQTLLSVHMMGYVLRIEGRLAEAEPYTRESVDGFRRAVGPEHPRTLMALTGMALLREAQGRFGEAEVTLRGVLETRRRTLGEDHPDTLDSLQNLAAVLHDEGKQVEAESILVDAVERSRRKMGSENASTLGAMAALGDVRTSRGSLDEAERLLAEVLAAARRALPPGHRLIGRTLLYAGRCQTARGRYPEAEASLIEARRTLERAEPFQLPRIEEALADLRAREGR from the coding sequence ATGACACTGCTGAGCCCTGATCGCTGGCGACGGCTCGAGGCGAGCCTGGACGAGGTCCTCGACCTCCCGGTCGAGAAGCGCGCCGGGTTCCTCGTCATCCTGAGGGCCCGCGATCCCTCGTTCGCCGCAGACCTCGCGACTCTTCTCGACGAGCACCGCGCCGCGGACGCGGAAGGGTTCCTCATGGCCGGCCCGGACCTTCGCGTCGGGACGGCGATCGCCGGCGACGTGATCGGCCCGTACAGGCTCGTCTCCCCGCTCGGTGAAGGCGGGATGGGAGAGGTCTGGCTCGCGGAGCAGCGGGAGCCCGTGAGGCGCGACGTCGCGATCAAGATCATCAAGCAGGGAATGGACACCGCGCTGGTCGTGGCCCGGTTCGAGGCCGAGCGCCAGGCTCTCGCGCTCATGGATCACTCGGCCGTCGCGAAAGTGTTCGACGCCGGCTCGACCCCCCTCGGCCGTCCCTATTTCGTCATGGAGTACGTCCGTGGCGTCGCGATCACAGAGCACTGCGACCGGAACCGGCTCACCACGCGGGAGCGGCTGGAGCTCTTCATGCGCGTGTGCGACGGCGTGCAGCACGCGCACCAGAAGGCGCTCATCCACCGCGATCTCAAGCCCTCGAACGTCCTGGTCGCGATGGAGGACGGAAGGCCGGTCCCGAAGATCATCGACTTCGGCGTCGCGAAGGCGACCTCGGAGGGGCCGGCGGATCGCCCGCCGCAGACGATCGCCGGCACGCTGATCGGCACGCCGGAGTACATGAGCCCCGAGCAGGCGGACCCGGCGTGCCGGGATCTCGACACGCGCACCGACGTCTACTCCCTCGGAGTGATGCTCTACGAGCTCCTCGTCGGCGTGCGCCCGTTCGACGCGGGCGCCACGCGCGAGGGGGGGCACGACGAGATCCGCAGGAGGATCCGCGAGGAGGAGCCGAAGAGGCCGAGCGCGCGCCTGAGCGGCGCAGGCGGCGCCCTCGCGACCGAATCGGCGACGCGACGCGGGGTGGACGCCGTGACGCTGCGGCGCCAGCTCAGGGGGGAGCTCGACTGGATCGTGATGAAGGCGCTCGAGAAGGACCGCGAGCGCCGGTACGGCTCGGCCGCGGATCTCGCGGCGGACATCAGGAGGCATCTCGGGAGCCTCCCCGTCGTGGCCGGCCCCGCGAGCGCGGGTTACCGCGCGCGGAAGTTCGTGGGGCGGCACAGCGTGGGTGTGGCGTTCGCCGCGCTCGGAGTGCTGGCGCTCGCGGGCTTCGCGGGCGCGATGGCGCTCCAGTCCGCCAGGATCGCCCGCGAGCGGGATCGCGCGAACCGGGAGGCGAAAACGGCGACGCGGGCACTCAGCGTGCTGACCGACCTCTTCGAGGTGTCGAACCCGAGCGCGGCCCGGGGGAACACGATCACGGCGCGGGAGATCCTCGATCGCGGCGCCGAGAAGATCGACAGGGAACTGGCCGACGAGCCGCTGGTCCGCGCGCAGCTCACGCTGACGCTCACCGAGGTGTATCGAAGTCTCGGTCTCTACGACTCGGCCAGGCCCCTCGCGGAGAAGACAGTGGCGCTGCGGCGCGAGCAACTCGGCGCCGGGAGCCCCGAGGCCCTGGAGGCGGTCGATGTCCTGGGAGGAGTTCAGCAGGATCAGGGGAAGCTCGCGGAGGCGGAGATCTCCTTCCGCGAGGCTTTCGAGGGACGGCGGAGCATCCTCGGGAAGGACGACCCCGCCTTCCTCACGTCGCTCAACAACCTGGGCCTCCTCCTGCAGCTCGAGGGGAAGCTCCCCGAGGCGGAGAGATATCTTCGTGAGGCGCTCGACGTCCGGCGCCGGACGCTCGGCCCGGACGATCCCGACCTGCTCATGGGGTTGAACAACTTCGGCCTCCTCCTCCAGAACGAGGACAAGCCCTCGGAAGCCGAGCCGTACTTCCACGAGGTTCTCGACAAGTGCCGGCGCACCATCGGCAGCGACCATCCACACACGCTCACGGCGATGAGCAACCTGGGCCTCGATCTGATGACCGAGGGAAAACTCGCGAAGGCGGAACCGTTGTTCCGGGAGGCCCTGGAGACGCGGCGCCGAGTCTTCGGCGGCGACCACCCTCAGACGTTGCTGTCCGTGCACATGATGGGGTACGTCCTCCGGATCGAGGGAAGGCTCGCCGAAGCCGAGCCCTACACCCGCGAATCGGTGGACGGTTTCCGGCGCGCCGTAGGGCCGGAGCATCCGCGCACGCTCATGGCGCTCACCGGGATGGCGCTGTTGCGGGAGGCCCAGGGAAGATTCGGGGAGGCGGAGGTGACTCTGCGCGGCGTCCTCGAAACGCGGCGCCGGACGCTCGGCGAGGATCACCCCGACACGCTCGACTCCTTGCAGAATCTGGCCGCAGTCCTCCACGACGAGGGGAAACAGGTCGAGGCGGAGTCGATTCTCGTCGACGCCGTCGAACGCTCCCGGCGCAAGATGGGGTCGGAGAACGCGAGCACTCTCGGGGCCATGGCCGCGCTCGGCGACGTCCGCACGAGCCGGGGGAGCCTCGACGAGGCCGAGCGTCTTCTCGCAGAGGTCCTGGCGGCCGCACGCCGGGCGCTTCCGCCCGGCCATCGTCTCATCGGGCGGACTCTCCTCTATGCCGGCCGATGCCAGACGGCGCGCGGCCGCTATCCCGAGGCCGAGGCGTCCCTCATCGAGGCGCGCCGAACTCTCGAACGCGCGGAGCCCTTCCAGCTCCCGAGGATCGAGGAGGCCCTCGCGGATCTGCGCGCCCGCGAGGGGCGGTAG